One window of Nostoc sp. C052 genomic DNA carries:
- a CDS encoding DUF3134 domain-containing protein, with product MPTSPLREEPRNQRAPVIRTSNEFILLEWLKSTGRLIEREHQESEYLTEVEEISEMIDLDDIPYDHDDDDGDMDLEA from the coding sequence ATGCCTACTAGTCCTTTGCGTGAAGAGCCTCGTAACCAACGAGCGCCAGTAATTCGTACAAGTAATGAATTTATTCTTTTGGAATGGCTGAAATCAACTGGTCGTCTAATTGAGCGCGAACATCAAGAATCTGAGTATCTAACTGAAGTAGAAGAAATTTCCGAAATGATAGACCTTGATGATATCCCTTACGATCATGATGATGATGATGGTGATATGGATTTAGAAGCGTAA
- a CDS encoding murein transglycosylase A, translated as MKKTLAWLGKFNKIIAISLPVFLSILLVRMQSLTHRELISPECQVKKWDIPVSLTAENQDAFLQKQKSPLIQRLPITCCQDDASCFDEVIYGKIPDKKALISAIARSLQYLETANAVAAYQNYPVAGITRDRVLKSLQRFRELLLTTNSATELHQAIEREFVLYQSVGKDNKGSVLFTAYYEPLYAASRFPTTEYRYPVYRLPPDFNSWPKPHPTREELEGLDGLQSAKGKLRGLELFWFRDRLEPYLAQIEGSARLQLPDGTQTTIGYAGNTAYSYKSIGRELVNDGKLPLEGITLPIILDYFQKHPQELNIYIPRDRSFVFFQENHGEPAQGSINVPLTAERSIATDKSLMPPGALALIRASIPFVNPTGKMEERIISRYVLDQDTGGAIKGAGRVDYFLGTGKIAGDRAGLTVSNGQLFYLLLKSKN; from the coding sequence ATGAAAAAAACACTTGCTTGGTTAGGAAAATTTAACAAAATTATTGCTATCAGCTTACCTGTGTTTTTGTCGATTTTGCTGGTGCGGATGCAATCTTTGACGCATCGAGAACTTATTTCGCCAGAATGTCAGGTGAAAAAGTGGGATATACCAGTTTCTTTGACTGCTGAAAATCAAGATGCATTTTTGCAAAAGCAAAAATCACCATTAATCCAGAGACTACCAATTACTTGTTGTCAAGATGATGCTTCTTGTTTCGATGAAGTAATTTATGGAAAAATACCAGATAAAAAAGCACTGATAAGTGCGATCGCTCGTAGTCTCCAATACCTGGAAACGGCTAATGCTGTGGCTGCTTATCAAAACTATCCGGTGGCTGGGATTACGCGCGATCGCGTCTTGAAAAGCTTGCAAAGATTCCGCGAACTCTTATTAACAACTAATTCTGCCACAGAATTACATCAAGCCATTGAGCGGGAATTTGTTCTTTACCAGTCGGTTGGTAAAGATAACAAAGGTTCCGTTTTATTCACTGCCTATTATGAACCACTTTACGCAGCCAGTCGCTTCCCCACAACAGAATATCGCTATCCTGTTTATCGCTTACCTCCTGATTTCAACTCCTGGCCGAAACCTCATCCGACACGCGAGGAATTGGAAGGATTAGATGGTTTGCAAAGTGCAAAAGGTAAGTTGCGAGGATTAGAGTTGTTTTGGTTTCGCGATCGCCTTGAACCATATCTAGCTCAAATTGAAGGTTCGGCGAGACTTCAGCTTCCCGATGGTACTCAAACAACAATCGGTTATGCGGGTAACACCGCTTATAGCTACAAAAGTATTGGGCGAGAATTAGTGAATGATGGCAAATTACCACTAGAAGGTATAACTCTGCCAATTATTCTCGACTATTTTCAAAAGCATCCCCAAGAATTAAATATTTATATACCGCGCGATCGCAGCTTTGTTTTTTTTCAAGAAAATCACGGTGAACCAGCCCAAGGTTCGATCAACGTACCATTAACAGCAGAGCGTTCTATAGCTACAGATAAATCTCTCATGCCTCCCGGTGCTTTAGCATTGATTCGTGCTTCCATTCCCTTCGTTAATCCTACCGGAAAAATGGAGGAGCGCATAATTAGTCGTTATGTTCTTGACCAAGATACTGGAGGTGCAATTAAAGGTGCAGGTAGAGTAGATTATTTTTTAGGTACTGGAAAAATAGCAGGCGATCGCGCTGGTTTGACAGTCAGCAATGGACAATTATTTTATCTATTACTCAAGTCCAAGAATTAA